In Lacrimispora indolis DSM 755, a genomic segment contains:
- a CDS encoding RrF2 family transcriptional regulator, whose product MRISAKGSYAIAALIEIANQTALGKPVSTYNIAEKLGVSKIFLEQTITLLKKNNLLLSTKGKNGGYRLARAADSITALDILFAVEGGLFEKTETTGLKQSPANVLVLEELIFNPLDKAVADCLVSVTLQNLQDAIVQQGDNQSFMLYI is encoded by the coding sequence TTGAGAATATCAGCCAAAGGCAGCTATGCAATAGCCGCGCTCATTGAAATTGCGAATCAAACCGCATTGGGGAAACCAGTTTCCACCTATAACATTGCGGAAAAGCTTGGCGTTTCTAAAATATTTTTGGAACAAACCATCACGCTTTTAAAGAAAAACAACCTTTTGCTTTCCACAAAAGGAAAAAATGGAGGCTATCGTCTGGCCCGGGCAGCGGACAGCATTACCGCACTGGATATTCTGTTTGCGGTAGAGGGCGGGCTCTTTGAAAAGACAGAAACAACAGGGCTGAAACAGTCGCCGGCTAATGTACTTGTGCTGGAAGAATTGATTTTCAACCCGTTGGATAAGGCCGTTGCAGACTGCCTTGTAAGTGTAACACTGCAGAATTTGCAGGATGCTATCGTGCAGCAGGGCGATAACCAATCCTTTATGCTGTATATATAA
- a CDS encoding sirohydrochlorin cobaltochelatase — MKDKMRWDILLVGFGDLAVLEGEVRFLFPGCRVFSARTVQAGLEQWESDNIFVQPVHLLPGFEYEKLLAAISFYTKNIEVGKPLLHSEEAITCFAEILHNEYGGKPTLFVGHGSGHPLGKTMYMRLSEALQKVGFSQASVAVLEGQPDLGISVRFFRQNAHSNITLVPLTLTAGKHMREDILGNHEASMERRLISNGFMVKPVHRCLLTLSPIRQMFLQNIAE; from the coding sequence ATGAAAGACAAAATGCGATGGGATATCCTGCTGGTCGGTTTTGGCGATCTGGCGGTTTTAGAGGGTGAGGTGAGATTTCTGTTTCCCGGCTGCCGGGTCTTTTCTGCACGAACGGTACAGGCAGGGCTGGAACAGTGGGAATCAGACAATATTTTTGTTCAGCCGGTACATTTACTGCCGGGTTTTGAATATGAAAAGCTGCTTGCTGCAATTTCCTTTTACACGAAAAATATTGAGGTTGGTAAGCCTCTTCTGCATTCAGAGGAGGCGATTACATGTTTTGCAGAGATTCTCCATAATGAATACGGGGGGAAGCCAACACTGTTTGTGGGGCATGGCTCCGGTCATCCTTTGGGTAAAACTATGTATATGCGTCTATCGGAAGCATTGCAAAAGGTGGGATTTTCACAGGCATCGGTTGCTGTTTTAGAGGGCCAGCCGGATCTGGGCATATCGGTGCGGTTCTTCCGGCAAAACGCGCACTCAAATATTACGCTTGTCCCTCTGACTTTAACGGCCGGCAAGCATATGCGGGAGGATATTCTGGGGAACCATGAGGCAAGCATGGAAAGACGGCTTATTTCCAATGGTTTTATGGTAAAGCCCGTCCATCGCTGCTTGCTTACGCTTTCCCCTATCCGGCAGATGTTCCTGCAAAATATTGCTGAATGA
- a CDS encoding LacI family DNA-binding transcriptional regulator: MTLKEVAARAGVSVSTVSRIINSTDGSFARKETQDRVWAVIKETGYMPNQSARNLKRGKNGVQQAPAGTFACILGRAKTLDDNPFFAQLAQVIEQQAMERNYPVRLSYSVFDIKMIPTLEKIESAKVDGAIVLGRFSEAATAFLECHYKNIVYVGRNLIHAEWDQVICDGYEATQMAIEHLVSYGHRRIGYIGETDDEIRYQAYRDMICKCGLEDNRRFVCNVPHTGEGGYRGADLLLRTGAGLPTAVFCAADVSAIAALRRFREARIKVPEQLSIISMDNIELSSYVTPMLTTVGMPIAEIGSMAVQLLIGRIHKQHRLPLKLYLPNKLMRRESVFNINEGMYI, encoded by the coding sequence ATGACATTAAAAGAAGTTGCAGCGCGGGCCGGAGTTTCTGTGTCCACCGTTTCCAGAATTATCAATTCAACGGACGGGAGTTTCGCCCGCAAGGAAACCCAGGACCGGGTATGGGCTGTCATCAAGGAAACCGGTTATATGCCGAACCAAAGTGCACGGAATTTGAAAAGGGGAAAAAACGGAGTGCAGCAAGCTCCGGCCGGAACCTTTGCCTGCATTTTAGGGAGAGCCAAGACTTTGGATGATAATCCCTTTTTTGCTCAGCTTGCGCAGGTAATTGAGCAGCAGGCCATGGAACGAAACTATCCTGTGCGGCTTTCTTATTCAGTTTTTGATATTAAAATGATCCCTACCCTTGAAAAAATTGAATCGGCAAAAGTGGATGGCGCAATTGTGTTGGGACGGTTCAGTGAGGCAGCAACAGCATTCCTGGAGTGTCATTACAAAAATATCGTTTATGTAGGACGAAATTTAATTCATGCTGAGTGGGATCAGGTAATTTGCGATGGGTATGAGGCGACACAAATGGCCATAGAACACCTTGTGTCCTATGGTCACCGGCGGATTGGCTATATTGGTGAAACAGACGATGAAATACGGTACCAGGCGTATCGTGACATGATTTGTAAATGCGGACTGGAAGACAACCGGCGTTTTGTTTGCAATGTTCCCCACACTGGCGAGGGGGGATACCGGGGGGCGGATCTGCTTTTGCGCACGGGAGCTGGATTGCCCACCGCAGTCTTTTGCGCAGCCGATGTGTCGGCTATTGCTGCCTTGCGCCGTTTCAGGGAGGCGAGAATCAAGGTCCCGGAGCAGCTTTCCATAATCAGTATGGACAATATTGAATTGTCCAGCTATGTTACTCCCATGCTGACAACAGTAGGCATGCCAATTGCTGAAATTGGAAGCATGGCGGTGCAGCTGCTCATCGGACGGATTCACAAACAACACCGGCTTCCGCTGAAACTGTACCTGCCAAATAAGTTGATGCGGCGGGAAAGCGTATTCAATATAAACGAAGGAATGTATATATGA
- a CDS encoding adenylyl-sulfate reductase subunit alpha, giving the protein MEQVNKMLRTEYLETDFLIIGGGTAGCYAALTFSEQSCGRILIADKADIRRSGCLAAGVNAINAYIVPGKTPQDYVDYARNDAQGIVRGDLLLTMAERLNRTAQKLEGLGLTILKDKQGGYTIRGNRNIKINGENIKPILADAVSKKPEITVMNRVNVFEYIVKDNRIQGAYAISIDEPVLYVLTAKAVLCATGGAAGLYRPNHPGFSRHKMWYPPFNTGAGYAMGILAGAEMTTLEMRFIALRCKDTIAPTGTLAQGVGAKQINSRGEIYEQKYGLTTSQRLHGTVTENREGRGPCTLRTIGITAEQDEDLQKAYLNMAPSQTLRWLESGETPRVKNVEIEGTEPYIVGGHTASGYWVDTNRETTIKGLFAAGDVAGGCPQKYVTGAFAEGEIAANAAIFYISQGAELPDAGQVPEKKLWLEQFLNNDKASVTTDELEEKMQSVMDQYAGGIGSDYRFSEDSLRIADKKIQEIQRLANALAASDMQELVYLLELRERLILCRSVITHLAARRETRWHSFAENTDYPDISSEMECYVNSRLENGNLKILFRPLVGEGEAYEH; this is encoded by the coding sequence ATGGAACAGGTAAATAAGATGCTTCGTACGGAATATTTAGAAACAGATTTTTTAATCATTGGCGGCGGCACCGCAGGGTGTTATGCTGCTTTGACATTCAGTGAACAAAGCTGCGGCCGCATACTGATTGCCGATAAGGCGGATATACGGCGCAGCGGCTGCCTGGCCGCGGGAGTCAACGCAATCAACGCATACATTGTTCCGGGAAAAACTCCTCAGGATTATGTGGATTACGCCCGTAACGATGCACAAGGGATTGTGCGCGGTGACTTACTTCTGACAATGGCTGAGAGACTGAACCGGACAGCACAAAAACTGGAAGGATTGGGACTTACGATTCTCAAGGATAAACAAGGCGGATATACCATACGCGGCAATCGAAATATTAAAATAAACGGAGAAAACATAAAACCGATTTTAGCCGATGCCGTGTCAAAGAAACCGGAAATTACAGTGATGAACCGCGTCAACGTGTTTGAGTATATTGTTAAGGATAATCGCATTCAGGGGGCCTATGCAATCAGCATAGATGAACCGGTGCTGTACGTCCTTACAGCCAAAGCAGTACTCTGCGCCACCGGCGGCGCGGCGGGCTTGTACCGCCCCAACCACCCCGGATTTTCCCGGCACAAAATGTGGTATCCTCCCTTCAATACCGGCGCCGGGTATGCCATGGGCATTCTGGCAGGTGCTGAGATGACCACTTTGGAAATGCGCTTTATCGCCCTGCGCTGCAAGGATACCATTGCACCTACAGGAACGCTGGCTCAGGGTGTTGGTGCAAAGCAGATCAATTCCCGGGGAGAGATTTATGAACAGAAATATGGATTGACCACCTCCCAGCGTCTCCATGGAACGGTGACAGAAAACCGTGAAGGCCGGGGTCCCTGCACCCTGCGCACCATTGGGATCACTGCAGAACAGGATGAGGATTTACAGAAGGCATATCTCAACATGGCGCCAAGCCAAACCCTAAGATGGCTGGAAAGCGGTGAAACACCCCGCGTCAAGAATGTGGAAATTGAAGGAACCGAACCATATATCGTGGGAGGACACACGGCCAGCGGCTATTGGGTGGATACCAATCGGGAAACCACCATAAAGGGTCTGTTTGCTGCCGGAGATGTGGCCGGAGGGTGCCCCCAAAAGTATGTGACCGGCGCGTTTGCAGAGGGGGAAATCGCAGCCAATGCAGCTATTTTCTACATAAGCCAAGGGGCGGAGCTGCCGGACGCAGGGCAAGTCCCTGAAAAAAAGCTCTGGCTGGAGCAATTTCTAAATAATGATAAAGCCAGTGTTACCACAGATGAATTGGAAGAAAAAATGCAGTCCGTCATGGATCAATACGCCGGAGGTATTGGCTCCGACTACCGTTTTTCTGAAGACTCCCTCCGCATTGCCGATAAAAAGATTCAGGAGATTCAAAGGCTGGCAAATGCTTTGGCTGCGTCGGATATGCAAGAACTTGTATACTTACTGGAGCTGCGTGAACGATTAATCCTCTGCCGGTCAGTGATCACCCACTTGGCGGCCCGCCGGGAAACCCGCTGGCACAGCTTTGCAGAGAACACCGATTACCCGGATATCAGTTCCGAAATGGAATGCTATGTCAATTCCAGGCTTGAGAACGGCAATTTAAAGATTCTCTTCCGGCCGCTTGTTGGGGAAGGAGAAGCATATGAGCATTGA
- a CDS encoding 4Fe-4S dicluster domain-containing protein, with product MSIEIRSKQCIGCGRCRSICPGSLIRLQRGKAEILRPERCWGCASCLKECPVQAIALYLGEDIGGLGGRFTIRRTGTQLHWTLTNPDGSTKTLTVDSRSANKY from the coding sequence ATGAGCATTGAAATAAGATCAAAGCAATGTATTGGATGCGGCAGGTGCCGAAGCATCTGTCCAGGCAGCCTGATTCGCTTACAACGGGGAAAGGCTGAAATTTTACGGCCGGAGCGTTGCTGGGGCTGCGCTTCCTGCCTCAAGGAATGTCCGGTACAGGCCATTGCGCTCTATTTAGGCGAGGACATCGGGGGACTGGGCGGCCGGTTTACTATCCGTCGAACCGGTACACAGCTGCACTGGACACTCACAAATCCGGATGGCAGCACAAAAACCCTAACGGTAGACAGCCGCAGCGCCAACAAATACTAA
- the cysD gene encoding sulfate adenylyltransferase subunit CysD, with amino-acid sequence MSLTHLDQLEAEAIYIFREVAAECERPVMLYSIGKDSSVMLHLALKAFYPEKPPFPFLHIDTSWKFHEMITFRDRRAKELGINMLVYRNEEAIAQGINPFDHGAAYTDIMKTQALKDALTKYQFTAAFGGGRRDEEKSRAKERIFSFRNEYHAWDPKNQRPEMWKLYNTQINKGESMRVFPISNWTEKDIWQYIRRENIDIVPLYFAKERPVVYRDGNIIMADDDRMRLSPGEVPQLKKVRFRTLGCYPLTGGVESEADTLDAVIKETLASATSERTSRVIDKEAAGSMERRKREGYF; translated from the coding sequence ATGTCTCTGACACATTTAGATCAATTGGAAGCTGAGGCGATCTATATTTTTCGTGAGGTAGCCGCCGAGTGCGAACGTCCGGTGATGCTATACTCTATTGGAAAGGATTCGTCGGTAATGCTTCATCTGGCCCTGAAAGCTTTCTACCCGGAAAAGCCGCCTTTCCCTTTTCTGCATATTGACACCAGCTGGAAATTTCATGAAATGATTACATTTCGTGACCGTCGCGCAAAGGAGCTGGGCATCAACATGCTGGTCTACCGAAACGAAGAGGCCATCGCGCAAGGAATTAATCCCTTTGACCACGGCGCCGCATACACCGATATTATGAAGACGCAGGCGCTCAAAGACGCGCTTACCAAGTATCAGTTCACGGCAGCCTTTGGCGGCGGGCGGCGGGACGAGGAAAAATCCCGTGCAAAGGAGCGGATCTTTTCTTTCCGGAACGAATACCACGCATGGGATCCCAAAAATCAGCGTCCTGAGATGTGGAAATTATACAATACGCAGATTAATAAAGGGGAAAGCATGCGCGTCTTCCCTATTTCCAATTGGACAGAAAAGGATATCTGGCAATATATCCGAAGGGAAAATATCGACATCGTGCCCTTGTATTTTGCGAAGGAACGTCCTGTGGTTTATCGGGATGGAAACATCATCATGGCAGACGATGACCGGATGCGTTTAAGTCCAGGGGAAGTTCCGCAGCTCAAAAAAGTCCGCTTTCGCACACTGGGCTGCTACCCGCTCACCGGCGGAGTGGAATCCGAAGCAGATACACTGGATGCAGTAATCAAGGAGACACTGGCCTCGGCCACAAGTGAACGCACCAGCCGGGTCATTGATAAGGAGGCGGCCGGCAGCATGGAACGTCGGAAACGGGAGGGGTATTTTTAA
- a CDS encoding sulfate adenylyltransferase subunit 1, producing the protein MGSTENGLLKFITCGSVDDGKSTLIGHILYDSKLLYADQEQALILDSQVGSRGGAIDYSLLLDGLMAEREQGITIDVAYRYFTTNARSFIVADTPGHEEYTRNMAVGASFAELSVILVDASQGVLAQTRRHTRICSLMGIRFFIFAVNKMDLISYSREKFNEISEDIVTLCEELSLEHVVIIPVSATEGDNVTRHSENMPWYQGETLLSHLETVDISGEQPEAGFYMPVQRVCRPDHSFRGFQGQIEAGRVSVGDQLTALPSGEHALVKSISIAGKNAAESSVGQSVTIQLDREVDVSRGCVLVKDACLKLERTFVATLLWMDEENLIPGKEYLLKLGTKLCPAVVTGIQHKVDINSGALLPAESVGKNEILRCEISLSEPIVLDQFKRHKSLGELILIDRVRHSTTACGVIEETDEQKQEDVLLQDGEKKLSIRLFDNFYYHPGIHAVLRHSPDPAVYKVGDALPLKTDLFDYPLDFDLPYAQEFAHIRQGVFAGFGSRDEKTPLIDTNGIPTEDELPRNFGKYRRVLIWEDSYEI; encoded by the coding sequence ATGGGCAGTACAGAAAACGGACTTTTGAAATTTATTACCTGCGGCAGTGTGGACGACGGTAAATCCACCTTGATCGGACATATTCTATATGACTCAAAGCTGCTTTATGCGGATCAGGAACAGGCACTGATTCTGGATAGCCAGGTGGGAAGCAGGGGCGGCGCAATCGACTATTCTCTCCTGCTAGATGGTCTCATGGCTGAACGTGAACAGGGGATCACAATTGATGTTGCTTATCGTTACTTCACAACCAATGCCCGAAGCTTTATCGTAGCCGACACGCCGGGCCACGAAGAATATACCCGGAATATGGCGGTGGGTGCCTCTTTTGCGGAGCTTTCGGTCATTCTGGTAGATGCATCCCAGGGCGTGCTGGCGCAAACCCGCCGGCATACCAGGATCTGTTCTTTGATGGGGATACGCTTTTTCATTTTTGCCGTCAACAAAATGGATTTAATTTCCTATAGCAGGGAAAAATTCAACGAGATATCAGAAGATATCGTGACTCTGTGCGAGGAATTGTCACTGGAACATGTGGTTATCATCCCGGTTTCGGCCACAGAAGGAGACAATGTCACCAGACATTCTGAAAACATGCCGTGGTACCAGGGGGAAACACTGCTCTCCCATCTGGAAACAGTGGATATTTCCGGTGAACAGCCGGAAGCAGGCTTTTATATGCCAGTGCAGCGGGTTTGCCGTCCCGACCATAGCTTTCGAGGGTTTCAGGGGCAGATAGAGGCAGGCCGGGTATCAGTCGGCGATCAGCTGACCGCCTTGCCAAGCGGAGAACATGCTCTTGTAAAATCCATTTCCATTGCCGGGAAAAATGCGGCCGAATCGTCTGTGGGGCAGTCGGTCACCATTCAGCTTGACCGGGAAGTGGATGTGTCCCGGGGATGTGTGCTGGTTAAAGACGCCTGCCTCAAGCTGGAAAGGACCTTTGTTGCCACACTTCTATGGATGGATGAAGAAAATCTGATTCCCGGAAAGGAATATTTACTCAAACTGGGTACAAAGCTATGTCCGGCCGTTGTGACTGGCATCCAGCATAAAGTGGATATAAACAGCGGGGCACTGCTGCCCGCCGAATCAGTGGGTAAGAACGAAATACTGCGCTGTGAAATCTCATTGTCCGAGCCTATTGTATTGGATCAATTCAAACGGCATAAAAGCCTGGGCGAGTTGATATTAATCGACAGAGTGCGGCACTCTACGACCGCCTGCGGCGTCATTGAAGAGACAGACGAACAAAAACAAGAGGATGTCCTCCTGCAGGATGGAGAGAAAAAACTGTCCATTCGGCTGTTTGATAACTTTTATTACCATCCGGGCATTCATGCTGTGCTGCGTCATAGCCCTGATCCAGCGGTTTATAAAGTGGGAGATGCCCTTCCTTTAAAAACCGATCTGTTTGATTATCCTCTTGATTTTGACCTGCCCTATGCCCAGGAGTTCGCACATATTCGTCAGGGAGTTTTTGCCGGATTCGGCAGCCGTGATGAAAAGACGCCGCTGATCGATACCAACGGCATTCCGACAGAAGATGAACTGCCCCGGAATTTTGGAAAATACCGCCGTGTGCTGATTTGGGAGGATTCTTATGAAATTTAA
- a CDS encoding O-acetylhomoserine aminocarboxypropyltransferase/cysteine synthase family protein has protein sequence MKFNTRLLHGTFPPDFQGATLPPVYQVSAFSQESAEKLEKVFANTASGFAYTRISNPTISAFEKRIAVLEGGLDAVSCSSGMAAVSMALLNILKAGDEIIAGSGLFGGTLDLLSDLEAFGITTRFVQNVTAEEIESAITPHTRAVFAELIGNPKLDVVDIRAVADVTESHGIPLIIDSTTASPALIRPLDHGAQIVVHSSSKYINGSGDAISGVIVDSGRFTWDFDKFPMLAKYRKFAGFAYTARLRQDIWRNFGSCLAPQNAYLNCIGLETLGLRMERLCQNALKLAEFLENSPGVHVNYPGLKSSNYKPLIDSQMEGGAGGAILTLRAGSKENAFILINALKYVRIATNIGDVRTLVIHPASTIYNHASEETKQNAGVYDDLIRVSVGLEDIEDLKEDFAQAISKI, from the coding sequence ATGAAATTTAACACCAGGCTTTTACACGGAACATTTCCTCCTGATTTCCAGGGCGCAACACTTCCTCCTGTATATCAGGTATCAGCCTTTTCCCAGGAATCGGCCGAAAAACTGGAAAAGGTTTTTGCCAATACGGCCTCTGGATTTGCCTATACGCGTATATCCAACCCCACAATTTCAGCTTTTGAAAAGAGAATTGCAGTTTTAGAAGGCGGCCTGGATGCGGTCTCCTGTTCCTCCGGTATGGCGGCTGTCAGCATGGCGCTTTTAAATATTTTAAAAGCAGGAGATGAAATTATAGCAGGAAGCGGTCTGTTTGGCGGAACTCTGGATCTTCTCTCTGACCTGGAGGCTTTCGGAATCACTACACGTTTTGTTCAGAATGTGACGGCAGAGGAAATTGAAAGCGCCATTACCCCACACACCCGCGCAGTCTTTGCGGAACTGATCGGAAATCCAAAGCTGGATGTGGTAGATATCCGGGCAGTTGCCGATGTTACTGAAAGCCATGGAATACCGCTGATCATCGACAGCACTACCGCCAGCCCTGCTCTCATCCGGCCTCTTGATCACGGAGCACAGATTGTGGTGCACTCCTCTTCCAAATACATCAATGGCAGCGGCGACGCCATTTCCGGAGTTATAGTAGACAGCGGCAGATTCACCTGGGATTTTGATAAATTTCCGATGCTTGCAAAATACAGGAAGTTTGCCGGTTTTGCCTATACGGCCCGGTTAAGGCAGGATATCTGGCGTAACTTCGGCTCCTGTCTGGCTCCGCAAAACGCATATTTAAACTGTATCGGGCTGGAAACCCTGGGACTGCGTATGGAGCGGCTTTGCCAAAACGCGCTGAAACTTGCAGAATTTCTGGAAAACTCACCTGGAGTCCATGTGAATTATCCCGGCTTAAAGAGCAGCAATTATAAGCCGCTCATCGACAGCCAGATGGAAGGCGGCGCAGGCGGGGCCATTCTGACGCTCCGTGCAGGGTCAAAAGAAAACGCGTTTATTTTGATTAATGCGCTGAAATACGTTCGCATCGCAACCAACATCGGGGATGTACGCACTCTGGTGATTCATCCCGCCTCCACCATTTACAATCATGCAAGCGAAGAGACAAAACAAAACGCGGGCGTATATGACGACCTGATCCGTGTCAGCGTTGGGCTGGAAGATATTGAAGATTTAAAAGAAGACTTTGCACAGGCAATTTCAAAAATATAG
- a CDS encoding 4Fe-4S binding protein, with product MAVNYKELKNGGFMRQVQKNHFSLRLKVVGGNLAAEQLAVIAEISQKYGDGHVHLTSRQGIEIPFIKLEDVDAVKAELEDGGVNTGVCGPRVRTVTACQGNAICPSGCIDTYPLAVEISDRYFGRELPHKFKFGVTGCMNNCLKAEENDLGIKGGYTVEWIQEACTLCGVCTKACRDGALTQTDGKILMDRDKCSNCGRCAKSCPFDAWKSEPGYLISFGGTFGNLIAKGQQFLPIIRDKETLFRVTDAALDYFNRNAKPSERFRVAIERTGWDEFKREMEVAYYG from the coding sequence ATGGCGGTTAACTACAAAGAATTGAAAAACGGCGGATTTATGCGTCAGGTACAGAAAAACCATTTCTCCTTGCGGCTGAAGGTAGTTGGCGGCAATCTGGCCGCTGAACAGCTGGCCGTGATTGCCGAAATCAGCCAGAAATACGGCGACGGCCATGTCCATCTTACTTCCCGTCAAGGCATAGAGATTCCTTTTATTAAGCTGGAGGATGTGGATGCAGTCAAAGCGGAACTGGAAGACGGCGGCGTGAACACCGGCGTCTGCGGTCCCCGGGTTCGAACCGTCACCGCCTGCCAGGGCAACGCCATTTGCCCCTCCGGCTGCATTGATACTTATCCCCTTGCGGTAGAAATTTCCGACCGCTATTTTGGACGGGAACTGCCTCATAAATTCAAATTTGGGGTGACCGGCTGCATGAACAACTGCCTCAAGGCAGAGGAAAATGATCTGGGCATAAAGGGCGGCTATACAGTGGAATGGATTCAAGAGGCCTGCACCTTATGCGGTGTATGCACCAAAGCCTGCCGGGATGGTGCTCTCACCCAGACAGACGGCAAAATTCTCATGGATCGCGATAAATGCAGCAACTGCGGCCGCTGCGCCAAATCCTGCCCCTTTGACGCCTGGAAAAGCGAACCGGGATATCTGATCTCCTTCGGGGGGACCTTCGGCAACTTAATTGCCAAAGGACAACAATTTTTGCCCATCATCCGCGACAAAGAAACCTTATTTCGTGTAACCGATGCGGCACTTGATTATTTCAACAGGAATGCAAAACCCAGCGAGCGGTTCCGGGTCGCCATTGAACGCACCGGCTGGGATGAATTCAAACGCGAAATGGAGGTTGCTTACTATGGCTGA
- a CDS encoding sulfurtransferase TusA family protein, whose translation MADFNINETLDITDVVCPVTFVKVKVALEELDEGQILSIRLNDGEPVQNVPRSVKDEGHQILRLTENEDGTYNLIVRKAGE comes from the coding sequence ATGGCTGATTTTAATATAAATGAAACACTGGATATCACAGACGTGGTCTGTCCGGTCACCTTTGTCAAAGTAAAAGTGGCACTTGAGGAGTTAGATGAAGGACAAATCCTGTCCATTCGTTTAAACGACGGCGAACCGGTACAAAATGTTCCCCGCAGTGTAAAGGACGAGGGACATCAAATTCTGCGCTTAACAGAGAATGAAGACGGAACCTATAACCTGATCGTGCGAAAGGCCGGAGAATAG
- the thiS gene encoding sulfur carrier protein ThiS, producing MILTVAGNKKEYADGLTVAQLIEIEQIETPQYATVSVDDEFISGDAFGETQLHDGASVEFLYFMGGGQ from the coding sequence ATGATACTAACTGTAGCAGGAAATAAAAAAGAATACGCTGACGGCCTGACCGTAGCGCAGCTGATAGAAATAGAGCAGATAGAAACACCCCAATATGCCACTGTATCTGTTGACGATGAGTTTATTTCCGGAGATGCTTTCGGCGAAACACAGCTGCACGACGGTGCCAGCGTGGAGTTTTTATACTTTATGGGCGGAGGGCAGTGA
- a CDS encoding HesA/MoeB/ThiF family protein, translating to MAFTNEQLERYSRHILLSEVGVKGQKKLLDARVLIIGAGGLGAPCALYLAAAGVGTIGVADADEVDLSNLQRQVIHSTPDVGKAKVESAKESIEAINPDVTVKTYRTFVTADNIMDLIADYDFIIDGTDNFPAKFLINDACVLAKKSFSHAGIIRFKGQLMTYVPGQGPCYRCVFKDPPPPDAVPTCKQAGVIGAMGGVIGSLQAMEAIKYIIGKGELLTGSLLTYDALTMTFRKVKLPKPSDCQVCGESPSILAPFDYEQAVCDLK from the coding sequence ATGGCATTTACCAATGAGCAGTTGGAACGGTATTCCCGGCACATCCTTCTTTCCGAGGTAGGTGTAAAGGGACAGAAAAAGCTTCTGGATGCCAGGGTACTGATCATCGGAGCCGGCGGACTGGGCGCTCCCTGTGCGCTGTACCTGGCCGCTGCGGGTGTAGGAACCATCGGGGTAGCCGATGCTGACGAAGTGGATCTTTCCAACCTCCAGCGTCAGGTCATTCACAGCACGCCCGACGTGGGCAAAGCCAAGGTGGAATCAGCCAAAGAAAGCATCGAGGCCATCAACCCTGACGTGACTGTCAAAACCTACCGTACTTTTGTGACGGCAGACAATATTATGGATCTGATTGCCGATTATGATTTTATCATTGATGGTACCGATAATTTCCCGGCAAAGTTCCTGATTAATGATGCCTGTGTACTGGCGAAGAAGTCTTTTTCTCATGCCGGCATTATCCGGTTCAAAGGGCAGCTGATGACTTATGTACCGGGGCAGGGCCCCTGCTATCGCTGCGTTTTTAAGGATCCGCCTCCGCCGGATGCAGTTCCAACCTGCAAACAGGCCGGTGTGATCGGTGCCATGGGCGGAGTCATCGGCTCCCTTCAGGCAATGGAGGCGATCAAATATATCATCGGTAAGGGGGAACTCCTGACCGGCTCACTCCTGACCTATGACGCATTAACCATGACATTTCGTAAAGTCAAACTTCCAAAGCCCTCAGACTGCCAGGTATGCGGAGAATCCCCCTCTATTTTGGCTCCCTTTGATTATGAACAGGCGGTGTGTGATTTAAAATGA
- a CDS encoding M67 family metallopeptidase produces MKLTIKETDIKLIVEHAREGLPNEVCGLIAGTVEGHSKTVQKVYLLSNPDQSPEHFSIDPKEHLSAIKDMRGNGWSPLGNFHSHPSTPARPSQEDIRLAYDPFASYLILSLAEDTPVLKAFGITGDVVEQQEIVVIS; encoded by the coding sequence ATGAAGCTTACAATAAAAGAAACTGATATTAAATTAATTGTGGAACACGCCAGGGAAGGCCTTCCCAACGAAGTCTGCGGATTGATCGCAGGTACTGTGGAGGGCCACAGTAAGACGGTTCAAAAGGTCTATCTGCTTTCCAATCCCGACCAAAGCCCGGAGCATTTCTCCATTGACCCCAAAGAGCATCTCTCCGCAATCAAGGATATGCGGGGGAACGGCTGGTCACCCCTTGGGAATTTCCATTCTCACCCATCTACTCCTGCCAGACCCTCACAAGAGGATATCCGGCTGGCCTATGATCCTTTTGCAAGCTATTTGATCCTCTCCCTGGCAGAAGATACACCTGTGTTAAAAGCATTCGGCATTACCGGAGATGTGGTGGAACAACAGGAAATAGTGGTCATATCTTAA